In the Solibacillus sp. FSL K6-1523 genome, one interval contains:
- a CDS encoding amino acid ABC transporter ATP-binding protein: MIKVENLHKHFGKLEVLKGIDYEIHEKEVVCVIGPSGSGKSTFLRCMNLLEEVTKGAIYIDGVKINDPKTNINDIRTEVGMVFQQFNLFPHMSVIDNIMMAPMQIRKISKEDAEKLALELLTKVGLREKADNFPQQLSGGQQQRVAIARALAMKPKIMLFDEPTSALDPEMVKEVLEVMKDLAKEGMTMVVVTHEMGFAREMGDRVLFMDGGYIVEEGHPNDVFGNPQNERTKAFLGKVL, from the coding sequence ATGATTAAAGTAGAAAATTTACACAAGCATTTCGGCAAGCTCGAAGTATTAAAAGGGATTGATTATGAAATTCATGAAAAAGAAGTCGTATGTGTCATCGGTCCTTCAGGCTCGGGGAAAAGTACGTTTCTTCGTTGCATGAACTTGCTTGAAGAAGTGACAAAAGGTGCGATTTATATTGATGGTGTAAAAATTAATGACCCGAAAACGAATATTAACGATATCCGCACAGAAGTGGGCATGGTGTTCCAACAGTTCAACCTATTTCCGCATATGTCAGTCATTGATAATATTATGATGGCACCAATGCAAATTCGTAAAATAAGCAAAGAAGATGCCGAAAAGCTGGCATTAGAATTGCTTACGAAAGTAGGGTTACGTGAAAAGGCCGATAATTTCCCGCAGCAGTTATCAGGTGGACAACAACAGCGTGTTGCCATTGCACGAGCGCTTGCGATGAAGCCGAAAATTATGCTATTTGATGAACCAACATCTGCACTTGATCCAGAGATGGTAAAAGAAGTGCTGGAGGTTATGAAAGATTTAGCGAAAGAAGGCATGACGATGGTTGTTGTGACGCATGAAATGGGCTTTGCACGTGAGATGGGCGATCGTGTATTATTTATGGATGGTGGCTATATCGTTGAAGAAGGTCACCCAAATGATGTATTTGGCAACCCACAAAATGAACGGACAAAAGCGTTTTTAGGTAAAGTATTATAA
- a CDS encoding amino acid ABC transporter permease produces the protein MDFFRWDIIWDYRELYLSGFLTTIILTICGYIGGVIFGLLLGLGQVSNKKWIYWPAKIYIDVFRGTPMLVQLLLIHLAVIPTIFGESMSWWVSGIVGLILNSAAYNAEIFRAGIQSIDKGQMEAARSLGLTHSQAMKKVILPQAFRRMIPPLGNEFIALLKDSSLVTVIAGMEILYVSKVVAGTYQRFWEPYLFAAFLYLVLTYTATKIIAIVEKRVDINYNPRKKRGAHK, from the coding sequence ATGGATTTTTTTAGATGGGATATAATCTGGGACTACCGTGAATTATATTTAAGTGGTTTTTTAACGACAATTATTTTAACAATATGCGGTTATATTGGCGGGGTAATTTTCGGTTTGTTACTCGGATTAGGTCAAGTTTCAAATAAAAAGTGGATTTACTGGCCAGCGAAAATTTATATTGATGTATTCCGTGGGACACCGATGCTTGTTCAATTACTATTAATTCATTTAGCGGTAATCCCGACAATATTTGGTGAATCGATGAGCTGGTGGGTTTCTGGGATTGTCGGTTTAATTTTAAATAGTGCGGCCTACAATGCGGAGATTTTCCGTGCAGGTATTCAGTCGATTGATAAAGGGCAAATGGAAGCCGCTCGTTCACTTGGATTAACGCACTCACAAGCGATGAAGAAAGTTATATTACCGCAAGCTTTCCGCCGTATGATTCCACCGCTTGGTAATGAATTTATCGCGTTATTAAAAGATTCTTCCCTTGTGACCGTTATTGCAGGGATGGAAATATTATACGTGAGTAAAGTAGTGGCAGGGACGTACCAACGATTTTGGGAGCCATATTTATTTGCAGCATTCCTCTATTTAGTTTTAACTTATACAGCAACGAAGATTATTGCCATTGTTGAAAAGCGTGTCGACATTAATTATAATCCTCGAAAGAAAAGGGGCGCGCATAAATGA